DNA sequence from the Corvus hawaiiensis isolate bCorHaw1 chromosome 6, bCorHaw1.pri.cur, whole genome shotgun sequence genome:
tgggcaCACCCGGTACTGCAGCTCCGAGCGCCCGCGGCTCTTCCCGCGGCTCcgccggcaccggcaccggcaccggcacgtGGAGCTGGACCGGGACCACGACCGGGACAACGACCGGGACAACGACCGGGACCGGCCGTGCGGGGCCCATGGCCGGGTCCTgcccccggggccgctcccggcAGGACCCGCGGCCGCTGTGCCGGGAGCGCAGGCGCGGAAccgggagcggcaatggcggagCGCCGGGAGCGGCAGTGGCGGGGAGCGCGgggagcagcgcggccgggccggggacaccggggcggctgctccgggctcggaggtgagcggggaacggggacagccccgagcggacggcgGGGACGGGCCGGGGAGGGAGCGGGCGGGGGAAGCGGGGGGACCCGGTGTCCCGGCGGAGGGAAAGCTGGTTAAaggataaagatgcagaggaacaagtgctgtaaacccccctggCTCTCTGAGAGAGCAAACCTTCCAGTAATGCCAGTACATCGCTCTGAGAGACTCTGGGATCACAaggttttccaggaaagcaaaacaagggcAGAGATGAGGGAATAAGCTTCCAGTTAAGAATGGTTTGGTGGGTGTAGGAATGATTCTTGTATGTTTGATGcttccctttttattcctggtataatttaaaaattattcctttaaCAAATTCCTTTAACAAATGAACAAATTTGAGAATTTAAATTTGAGAGGAAAC
Encoded proteins:
- the LOC125327364 gene encoding uncharacterized protein LOC125327364 isoform X2; the encoded protein is MKDLETALCIRSSFSLLPLEHPKSGIWDGIEIGVLAAPLKPLRMRGDLYTSVLPPCGHTRYCSSERPRLFPRLRRHRHRHRHVELDRDHDRDNDRDNDRDRPCGAHGRVLPPGPLPAGPAAAVPGAQARNRERQWRSAGSGSGGERGEQRGRAGDTGAAAPGSEDEEARPAEEEDEEVWEDGDSGHQRLGKAQIQRKAAKE